GGGCAGGATCACCGTGCGGATGATGTGCCAGGGGCCGGCGCCCATCGAGCGGGCCGCCTCGATAACGCCCGGGTCGATGGCCACGAGGTTCTGTTCGACGATGCGGGCCACGGTGAAGGTGGCCGCGACGCACATGACGAAGGTGGCGGCCTCGCGCCCGATCGTCGTCCCCACCACGTTCAGGGTGATGGGGTAGAGCATCGCGATCATGATGATGAAGGGGATCGGGCGGAAGAAGTTGACCAGGATGTTGATGATCCAGTAGATCGGGGCGTTCTTCAGGATCCCGCTGGGCCGCGTGGTGTAGAGCAGCAGGCCGAGGATGAGGCCGAAGAGGCCGCCGACGACCATGGTGATGCTCACCATCACGAGGGTGTCGCCGATGGCCTCGACGAAAAGCGGTCCGAGCCGGTCCCAGTCCGGCCCGGCAGCGAGGACGAACTGGTTCATCGGGTGATCTCCTCAATGTCGGTGGTGCTCTGGAGGGTGGAGAGGAACTCGTTGATAGCGGCGTCGCTGCCGTTGAGGCGCACCGTCATCTTGCCGAAGGAGTGGTGCTGCAGCGTGGTGATGCCCGCGTGGACCGGCTGCACCGACACCCCTTTGTCCCGCGCGCGGGCGGCGGCGCCGAAGAAACCGGACTCCTCCGTCAGGCTGACCGTAAACAGGCGCCCCGGGGCGTCCAGCAGGGCGGCGACCTCGACCGCGTCGGGGGTATCGCGCAGGCTGGTGGCCACGAAGCGCCGGGTCACCGCCGCCTGCGGGGAGGAAAACACCTCGTAGGTCGAGCCGTACTCGACCACCTTGCCGTCTTCCATCACCGCGACCTTGTCGGCGATGGAGCGGATGACCTCCATCTCGTGGGTGATCACAATGATGGTCACCCCCAGTTCCGTGTTGGCGCGCCGCAGCACGGCCAGCACCTCCTGGGTGGTTTCCGGGTCGAGGGCGGAAGTGGCTTCGTCGGCAAGCAGAAGCGAGGGGTTGGTCGCAAGCGCACGCGCGATGCCCACGCGCTGCTTCTGGCCGCCGGAGAGCTGCTCCGGGTAGTTGCCGCCGCGGTCGCTGAGGCCGACGAAGTCGAGCAGCTCCGCGACGCGTTCCTTGCGCTGCGCCTTGCTCATGCCGGCCAGCTCCAGCGGGTAGGCGATGTTGCCCGCCGCGGTGCGCGATTGCAGCAGGTTGAACTGCTGGAAGATCATGCCCACGTTGCGGCGGATGGCGCGCAGCTTCTTTTCGCTCATGCCGACGACGTCGGTGCCGTCGAGAAGAAGCTCCCCGCCGGTGGGCATGTCGAGGCCGTTGATGAGGCGCACGAGCGTCGACTTACCGGCGCCCGAGTAGCCGATCACGCCGAGGATCTCCCCGGGTTCGACGGTGAGGGTGACGCCGTCGACTGCGGTGACGGTGCGGTCGCCGGCGGTGAAAACCTTGGATACGTCCCGGAGTTCCACCCGGGTACCAGTTGTGGACACGTTAGCTGTACTCCTCCACGAGTCGATCGAGGATCTCGTTGAGCTCCTCCTTGGAGCGCTTCACCTGGACGGCGGTACCGTTTGAGTCGCGGTCGAGAGCCTCGGTGACCTCGTCGGACTGCCAGGCGTCGACAAGCTTGGCGTAGGTTTCGTTGTCAACGTCTTCGGCTCGTACGGTGAAAACATTGATGTAGGGCTCCGCGAGCTCGGAGTTCGGGTCGTCGGCGGCGACCGACGAAGCCGGGTCGATGCCAGCACGGCCGAGCCAGTTGTTGTTGATGACGGCGGGGCGACCTTCGTTGTAGGCGGAAGGAGTCTGGGAGGCGTCAACCGCGACGACCTTGACCGTGGAGGCGGCCTCGTCGATGTCGTTCGGCGTCGGGGTGAGCCGTGGCGCGTTCTCCCGGAGGGAAACCAGCCCGGCCTGCACCAGCACGTTGATGGCGCGGCCCTGGTTGGAGGGATCGTTTGGGATGGCCACCTCTTCGCCTTCGATGCCGTCGAGAGAGTCGTGGTCCTTCCAGTACAGGCCGAGGA
This is a stretch of genomic DNA from Corynebacterium auris. It encodes these proteins:
- a CDS encoding methionine ABC transporter permease, which encodes MNQFVLAAGPDWDRLGPLFVEAIGDTLVMVSITMVVGGLFGLILGLLLYTTRPSGILKNAPIYWIINILVNFFRPIPFIIMIAMLYPITLNVVGTTIGREAATFVMCVAATFTVARIVEQNLVAIDPGVIEAARSMGAGPWHIIRTVILPEALGPLILGYTFIFIAVIDMSAMAGYIGGGGIGDFAIVYGYRQFQPSVTFAAVIVIVVIVQLAQFLGNWLSKKVMRR
- a CDS encoding methionine ABC transporter ATP-binding protein, producing MSTTGTRVELRDVSKVFTAGDRTVTAVDGVTLTVEPGEILGVIGYSGAGKSTLVRLINGLDMPTGGELLLDGTDVVGMSEKKLRAIRRNVGMIFQQFNLLQSRTAAGNIAYPLELAGMSKAQRKERVAELLDFVGLSDRGGNYPEQLSGGQKQRVGIARALATNPSLLLADEATSALDPETTQEVLAVLRRANTELGVTIIVITHEMEVIRSIADKVAVMEDGKVVEYGSTYEVFSSPQAAVTRRFVATSLRDTPDAVEVAALLDAPGRLFTVSLTEESGFFGAAARARDKGVSVQPVHAGITTLQHHSFGKMTVRLNGSDAAINEFLSTLQSTTDIEEITR
- a CDS encoding MetQ/NlpA family ABC transporter substrate-binding protein — protein: MRLSHLAAATAATLAATSLVACSDDSNDASGGNASGDAVTVTIGTTDADQEAWSVFEQKAEENGVTLDIVRFTEYPPVNPALDENQIEISKFQTINYQAQYNASSGKDLRIIGSGEINILGLYWKDHDSLDGIEGEEVAIPNDPSNQGRAINVLVQAGLVSLRENAPRLTPTPNDIDEAASTVKVVAVDASQTPSAYNEGRPAVINNNWLGRAGIDPASSVAADDPNSELAEPYINVFTVRAEDVDNETYAKLVDAWQSDEVTEALDRDSNGTAVQVKRSKEELNEILDRLVEEYS